From the Candidatus Zixiibacteriota bacterium genome, one window contains:
- a CDS encoding class I SAM-dependent methyltransferase, whose translation MSRDDLIREMNVYYDRRAPWHDEYMSYHSQREHETLMQPLLDQIKERIIGKDVLEVACGTGIWTQTLTTRARSVVATDVNASVIELAKLKEYRGAPVRFEEVDAYALDKIAGSFDVAFMADWWSHIPKQRVADFLQALHDHLEKGACVIIIDMLVIDFFEQEEVRYDEDGNRISRRTVPGGGEFWVVKNFPDETELRETLSPYADDIKYIRDNDLQRWMVMYTKRG comes from the coding sequence ATGAGCCGCGATGACTTAATCAGGGAGATGAATGTCTACTATGATCGCCGGGCGCCGTGGCATGATGAGTACATGAGCTACCATTCACAGAGAGAACACGAGACTCTGATGCAGCCACTCTTGGACCAGATCAAAGAGAGGATCATCGGCAAGGATGTCCTCGAAGTTGCGTGCGGAACAGGCATCTGGACACAGACTCTTACAACCCGTGCCCGATCTGTTGTGGCTACAGATGTCAACGCATCAGTCATTGAGCTTGCTAAACTAAAGGAGTACAGGGGAGCGCCGGTCAGGTTTGAGGAAGTCGATGCCTACGCACTTGATAAGATAGCCGGTTCATTCGACGTGGCCTTCATGGCTGACTGGTGGTCGCATATTCCCAAGCAACGAGTTGCTGACTTCTTGCAGGCTTTACATGATCATCTTGAAAAAGGCGCCTGCGTCATTATAATCGATATGCTTGTGATCGACTTTTTTGAACAAGAGGAAGTTCGCTACGACGAAGACGGCAACCGTATCAGCAGGCGCACGGTACCGGGTGGAGGTGAGTTCTGGGTGGTCAAGAACTTCCCCGACGAGACCGAATTGCGCGAGACATTGTCTCCCTACGCCGACGACATCAAGTACATCCGCGACAACGATCTGCAGCGTTGGATGGTGATGTACACAAAGCGGGGATGA
- a CDS encoding dCMP deaminase family protein: MDTKRTDYISWEEYFMAIAQLSAKRSKDPSTQVGACIVNASKRIIGIGYNGFPIGCSDDELPWGRQGDFLDTKYPYVCHAEMNAITNASNKPDLDGASIYVSLFPCNECAKLIVQVGIKEVVYLSDKYQDDPVFVAARRIFDMAGVACRQLEPTHTDINLKLE, translated from the coding sequence ATGGATACCAAACGTACCGACTACATCAGCTGGGAAGAGTATTTCATGGCCATCGCCCAGCTTTCGGCCAAACGGTCCAAAGACCCCAGTACCCAGGTCGGGGCGTGTATCGTCAATGCCAGCAAGCGGATTATCGGCATTGGCTACAATGGCTTCCCCATTGGCTGCTCCGATGACGAACTCCCCTGGGGTCGTCAGGGAGATTTTCTCGACACCAAATATCCCTATGTCTGCCACGCCGAAATGAACGCTATCACCAACGCCTCCAACAAACCGGACCTTGACGGCGCCAGTATATACGTCTCACTATTTCCTTGCAATGAGTGCGCCAAACTCATTGTACAGGTTGGCATTAAAGAAGTCGTCTATCTGTCGGACAAGTACCAGGACGACCCGGTTTTCGTGGCCGCTCGACGTATTTTCGACATGGCCGGAGTGGCTTGCCGCCAGCTTGAGCCGACCCACACCGACATCAATCTGAAGCTGGAATAA
- a CDS encoding glutamine synthetase family protein: protein MTRTREDVLRLIHEAGVRYIRLCFTDILGKIKGMSITRSEIEQVLEEGQGFDGSSVAGFARIEESDLMAVPDPLTFRVIPWEISGEKVAMMFCDITNPDGTPYDGDPRWVLKRNLQRVQKKRWTLNVGPEIEYFYFKNDQGTEALDRDGYFDFGTVDIGSQVRKATVNALEAIDIPVECSHHEVAPSQHEIDLKYQEALVMADFAQVYRFIVKQVAMQNGLYATFMPKPVFGQNGSGMHCHMSLFKGDKNLFFDGKDEYNLSKMARQFTAGLLKHVCEFALVTNQWVNSYKRLVPGYEAPVYIGWGRRNRSSMVRVPLYRIGKEKATRIELRSPDPASNPYLVFSAMLAAGMAGIEGKYKLADPIEDNIFEMSEATKKSNNIKTLPNSLENAIRLFEESELMKKCLGEHVHAKLIANKKIEWDQYRVHVSHHELDKYLPML, encoded by the coding sequence ATGACCAGAACCAGAGAAGACGTTCTGCGGCTGATCCACGAAGCCGGCGTGCGCTATATCCGCCTTTGTTTCACCGATATTCTGGGGAAGATCAAGGGGATGTCAATTACTCGCTCCGAGATCGAACAGGTTCTTGAAGAAGGACAGGGGTTCGATGGTTCTTCAGTGGCAGGGTTTGCGCGCATTGAAGAATCCGACCTGATGGCTGTGCCTGACCCACTCACATTCCGCGTTATCCCCTGGGAAATATCCGGCGAAAAAGTGGCTATGATGTTCTGTGACATCACCAATCCTGACGGTACTCCCTACGACGGCGACCCGCGTTGGGTGCTCAAGCGTAATCTTCAGAGAGTACAGAAAAAGAGATGGACGCTTAATGTCGGACCTGAGATTGAGTATTTCTACTTCAAGAACGATCAAGGCACAGAAGCTCTCGATCGGGATGGTTATTTTGACTTCGGCACGGTCGACATTGGTTCGCAGGTGCGCAAAGCGACTGTTAATGCTCTCGAAGCTATCGATATCCCCGTAGAATGTTCGCATCACGAAGTAGCCCCTTCGCAACACGAGATCGACCTGAAATATCAGGAAGCGCTCGTGATGGCAGACTTCGCTCAAGTCTATCGGTTTATCGTCAAACAGGTAGCGATGCAGAACGGACTCTATGCTACCTTCATGCCCAAACCTGTCTTCGGCCAGAACGGATCCGGGATGCATTGTCATATGTCTCTTTTCAAAGGCGACAAGAATCTTTTCTTCGACGGCAAGGACGAATACAATCTGTCTAAGATGGCTCGCCAATTCACAGCCGGCTTATTGAAACATGTTTGCGAGTTTGCGCTCGTTACCAACCAATGGGTCAATTCCTACAAACGCCTGGTACCGGGTTATGAAGCGCCGGTCTACATTGGCTGGGGAAGGCGAAACCGTTCGAGCATGGTGCGAGTGCCATTGTATCGGATCGGCAAGGAGAAAGCGACGCGGATAGAATTGCGTTCACCCGACCCAGCCTCTAATCCATACCTGGTCTTCTCCGCCATGCTGGCGGCCGGGATGGCGGGGATTGAAGGTAAGTACAAACTGGCCGATCCGATTGAGGATAACATTTTTGAAATGTCCGAGGCTACGAAAAAGAGCAACAACATCAAGACTCTTCCAAACTCGCTTGAGAACGCGATTCGATTGTTCGAGGAATCGGAGTTGATGAAAAAGTGTTTAGGGGAACACGTTCACGCCAAACTGATCGCGAACAAGAAAATCGAGTGGGATCAGTATCGAGTCCATGTCAGCCACCACGAACTCGACAAATACCTGCCTATGCTGTAA